One genomic window of Arachis stenosperma cultivar V10309 chromosome 10, arast.V10309.gnm1.PFL2, whole genome shotgun sequence includes the following:
- the LOC130956424 gene encoding probable E3 ubiquitin-protein ligase XERICO, whose translation MGLSNYPCAAEGVIPLIVMNTVMSVAILKNMFRSVLQAVGATSSSDTTSSDYPTYISMFEDTTSCESSGCSRPRRVSITQYKSLCHNNNNKSVMVECCVCLTGFEANQEVSELPCKHFFHTSCLDKWFDNWHTTCPLCRSFS comes from the coding sequence ATGGGTCTCTCAAATTACCCGTGTGCTGCTGAAGGGGTGATACCTTTAATTGTGATGAACACGGTTATGTCTGTTGCTATATTGAAGAACATGTTTAGATCGGTGCTTCAAGCTGTTGGTGCCACCAGTTCTTCAGATACCACTTCTTCAGATTACCCAACGTATATTAGCATGTTTGAAGACACAACATCATGTGAAAGTTCGGGTTGTTCTAGGCCAAGAAGGGTGTCCATAACACAGTACAAGTCATTGTGccacaacaacaataataagaGTGTTATGGTGGAGTGTTGCGTGTGCCTCACAGGGTTCGAAGCGAATCAAGAGGTTAGCGAGTTGCCTTGCAAGCATTTCTTCCACACAAGCTGCTTAGACAAATGGTTTGACAACTGGCACACCACTTGCCCTTTGTGCCGTTCGTTCTCCTAG